A window from Synechococcus sp. RSCCF101 encodes these proteins:
- a CDS encoding J domain-containing protein, which produces MAAPRSRTVAAATMALQAAGCLVVGAILAGVILTRAREARLNQEHQYAFDSQLMLVSPLAFMAVGLWLGVRSGLVLLRPHPPGIGGQTRNDPADGVSWTGPSQPRRRPAKRRNQTMPPPSPIQAPDPAPTYPDRYCRACAELGLEPGVSWEVIRATWRRKLPLWHPDRGGDQERWLRKQAAYNLLQAWEQFRL; this is translated from the coding sequence ATGGCCGCGCCACGATCCCGCACCGTCGCCGCAGCCACGATGGCCCTGCAGGCCGCCGGCTGTCTGGTGGTGGGAGCCATCCTGGCCGGCGTGATCCTGACCCGGGCTCGTGAAGCGCGGCTCAACCAGGAGCACCAGTACGCCTTCGACAGCCAGCTGATGCTGGTTTCACCGCTGGCCTTCATGGCGGTTGGCCTGTGGCTGGGGGTGCGGAGTGGCCTGGTCCTGCTCCGCCCGCATCCTCCCGGAATCGGCGGCCAAACTCGGAATGATCCAGCGGATGGCGTGAGCTGGACAGGGCCATCACAACCTCGGCGCCGGCCAGCGAAGCGGCGCAATCAGACGATGCCGCCCCCATCGCCGATTCAGGCTCCTGACCCAGCCCCCACGTACCCCGACCGCTACTGCCGCGCCTGCGCCGAACTGGGCCTCGAGCCGGGTGTGAGCTGGGAGGTGATCCGCGCCACCTGGCGGCGCAAGCTGCCCCTCTGGCATCCGGACCGGGGCGGTGACCAGGAGCGCTGGCTGCGCAAACAGGCGGCCTACAACCTGCTGCAGGCCTGGGAGCAGTTCCGCCTCTGA
- a CDS encoding cation transporting ATPase C-terminal domain-containing protein — protein sequence MVVAVALQVLFSQLPAMNHWFATTPLSPDDWLICSLAMLPMLPMAWLTHRLDRPAGAA from the coding sequence GTGGTGGTGGCTGTGGCGCTGCAGGTGCTCTTCAGCCAGCTGCCGGCGATGAACCACTGGTTCGCCACCACGCCCCTCAGCCCCGACGACTGGCTGATCTGCAGCCTGGCGATGCTGCCGATGCTGCCCATGGCCTGGCTCACCCACCGGCTTGATCGCCCGGCAGGCGCGGCATGA
- a CDS encoding ribonucleoside-diphosphate reductase subunit alpha yields the protein MTVTSCVPDAAAAPEGTGSAATGSGAEVLLQVIRRDGQVAGFDAGKITLAMSKAFLAVEGDHAGDSHRIHDLVAELTSQVVDALSRRRPQGGTVHIEDIQDQVELALMRAGEHRVARDYVLYREARARQRAEKAALATADAPAPTGLRVLRSDGRLEPLDLQRLRRLVLEAAADLPGVDADAILLDTQRNLFDGVTEADVAQALVMSARALIEQEPDYSRAAARLLLDILRREVLASLGLPQTVDTQADMAESYGEVFRAYIRAGADLELLDPQLARFDLQRLGAALRPERDLQFTYLGLQTLYDRYFIHTSAGERIELPQAFFMRVAMGLAINEIDREERAIEFYELLSSFDFMSSTPTLFNSGTLRPQLSSCYLTTVPDDLDGIYSAIKDNALLSKFAGGLGNDWTRVRGMGAHIKGTNGKSQGVVPFLKVANDTAVAVNQGGKRKGAVCGYLETWHIDVEEFLELRKNTGDDRRRTHDMNTANWVPDLFMKRVAEDSHWTLFSPDETADLHDLTGRAFEEAYEAYEQRAERGELLVHKRLPAMDLWRKMLAMLFETGHPWITFKDPCNLRYTNQHVGRVHSSNLCTEITLHTNDQEIAVCNLGSVNLAAHVNDDGLDEAKLRRTVRTAMRMLDNVIDYNFYNVAQARRSNLRHRPVGLGLMGFQDALYRLRLSYGSEEAVAFADRSMEVISYHAISASTDLAVERGPYQSFAGSLWSQGILPIDSIRLLAEGRGGYLEMDDSATLDWDSLREQVQRQGMRNSNCLAIAPTATISNIVGVCQSIEPTYQNLFVKSNLSGEFTVVNPALVEDLKALGLWDKVMVNDLKYYDGSVQQIDRIPAELRQLYATAFEIDARWLVEAGSRRQKWLDQAQSLNLYMREPSGRKLDNLYKLAWVRGLKTTYYLRSMGATHVEKSTMADSSRANTLSAVTGSYGTSAASSAAVADEPVAAPSACSVLDPTCEACQ from the coding sequence GTGACCGTTACCTCCTGCGTTCCTGACGCCGCAGCCGCCCCCGAGGGGACTGGGTCTGCCGCCACCGGCAGCGGTGCAGAGGTTCTGCTGCAGGTGATCCGGCGCGATGGCCAGGTGGCCGGTTTCGATGCCGGCAAGATCACCCTGGCCATGAGCAAGGCCTTCCTGGCGGTGGAGGGCGACCACGCCGGTGATTCCCACCGCATCCACGATCTGGTGGCGGAGCTCACCAGCCAGGTGGTGGATGCCCTCAGCCGGCGGCGACCCCAGGGGGGCACGGTTCACATCGAGGACATCCAGGACCAGGTGGAACTGGCCCTGATGCGGGCCGGTGAGCACCGGGTCGCCCGCGACTACGTGCTCTACCGCGAGGCCCGCGCCCGTCAGCGGGCCGAGAAGGCTGCTCTGGCCACAGCGGACGCTCCCGCACCGACCGGTCTGCGGGTGCTCCGCAGCGATGGCCGGCTCGAGCCGCTCGATCTGCAGCGTCTGCGCCGCCTGGTGCTCGAGGCGGCCGCGGATCTGCCCGGCGTCGACGCCGACGCGATCCTGCTCGACACCCAGCGCAACCTCTTCGATGGGGTGACCGAGGCCGATGTGGCCCAGGCCCTGGTCATGTCGGCCCGGGCCCTGATCGAACAGGAGCCCGACTACAGCCGCGCCGCCGCCCGGCTCCTGCTCGACATCCTGCGGCGCGAGGTGCTGGCCAGCCTGGGGCTGCCGCAGACCGTGGACACCCAGGCCGACATGGCCGAGAGCTACGGCGAGGTGTTCCGCGCCTACATCCGCGCCGGCGCCGATCTGGAGCTGCTCGATCCCCAGCTGGCCCGCTTCGACCTGCAGCGTCTCGGCGCGGCCCTGCGTCCGGAGCGCGATCTGCAGTTCACCTATCTCGGTCTGCAGACCCTCTACGACCGCTACTTCATCCACACCAGCGCCGGCGAGCGGATCGAGCTCCCCCAGGCCTTCTTCATGCGGGTGGCCATGGGTCTGGCCATCAACGAGATCGATCGGGAGGAGCGGGCGATCGAGTTCTACGAGCTGCTCTCCAGCTTCGATTTCATGAGCAGCACGCCCACGCTGTTCAACTCCGGCACCCTGCGGCCCCAGCTCAGCTCCTGCTACCTCACCACCGTTCCCGACGATCTCGATGGCATCTACAGCGCCATCAAGGACAACGCCCTGCTGAGCAAGTTCGCTGGCGGCCTCGGCAACGACTGGACCCGGGTGCGCGGCATGGGAGCCCACATCAAGGGCACCAACGGCAAGAGCCAGGGCGTGGTGCCGTTCCTCAAGGTGGCGAACGACACGGCCGTGGCCGTGAACCAGGGCGGCAAGCGCAAGGGGGCGGTGTGCGGCTATCTCGAGACCTGGCACATCGATGTCGAGGAATTCCTCGAGCTGCGCAAGAACACCGGCGATGACCGGCGCCGCACCCACGACATGAACACGGCCAACTGGGTGCCCGATCTGTTCATGAAGCGTGTGGCCGAGGACAGCCACTGGACCCTGTTCTCCCCCGATGAGACCGCCGATCTGCACGATCTGACCGGCCGGGCCTTCGAGGAGGCCTATGAGGCCTATGAGCAGCGCGCCGAACGCGGTGAGCTGCTGGTGCACAAGCGCCTTCCCGCCATGGATCTGTGGCGCAAGATGCTGGCGATGCTGTTCGAGACGGGGCATCCCTGGATCACATTCAAGGATCCCTGCAACCTGCGCTACACCAACCAGCATGTTGGTCGGGTGCACAGCTCCAACCTCTGCACCGAGATCACCCTGCACACCAACGATCAGGAGATCGCGGTGTGCAACCTCGGCTCGGTGAATCTGGCGGCTCACGTCAACGACGATGGCCTCGATGAGGCCAAGCTCCGGCGCACAGTGCGCACCGCAATGCGCATGCTGGACAACGTCATCGACTACAACTTCTACAACGTTGCTCAGGCCCGTCGCTCCAACCTGCGGCACCGGCCCGTGGGCCTCGGTCTGATGGGCTTCCAGGACGCCCTTTACCGTCTGCGCCTCTCCTACGGCAGCGAGGAAGCGGTGGCCTTCGCCGACCGCAGCATGGAGGTGATCTCGTATCACGCCATCAGCGCCAGCACCGATCTGGCCGTTGAGCGGGGCCCCTATCAGAGCTTCGCCGGCAGCCTCTGGAGTCAGGGCATCCTGCCGATCGACAGCATCCGCCTGCTGGCCGAAGGTCGCGGCGGCTATCTGGAGATGGACGACAGCGCCACGCTCGACTGGGACAGCCTGCGCGAGCAGGTGCAGCGGCAGGGCATGCGCAACAGCAACTGCCTGGCCATCGCCCCCACCGCCACGATCAGCAACATCGTCGGGGTGTGTCAGTCGATCGAGCCGACCTATCAGAACCTGTTTGTGAAGTCGAACCTCTCGGGTGAATTCACGGTGGTGAATCCCGCCCTGGTGGAGGACCTCAAGGCCCTCGGTCTCTGGGACAAGGTGATGGTGAACGACCTCAAGTACTACGACGGCAGTGTGCAGCAGATCGATCGCATTCCCGCCGAACTGCGGCAGCTCTATGCCACCGCCTTCGAGATCGATGCCCGCTGGCTGGTGGAGGCGGGCAGCCGCCGTCAGAAGTGGCTGGATCAGGCCCAGAGCCTGAACCTCTACATGCGCGAACCCTCGGGCCGCAAGCTCGACAACCTCTACAAGCTCGCCTGGGTGCGGGGTCTCAAGACCACCTATTACCTCCGCTCAATGGGCGCCACCCATGTGGAGAAATCCACCATGGCCGACAGCAGCCGGGCCAACACCCTCTCGGCCGTGACCGGCAGCTACGGCACCAGTGCAGCCTCCAGCGCCGCTGTGGCTGATGAGCCCGTTGCCGCCCCATCGGCCTGCTCGGTGCTTGATCCCACCTGTGAGGCCTGTCAGTAA
- a CDS encoding DUF1801 domain-containing protein, producing MSESDAQRVALFLADLQVLDPGKARIIEAVRDLFMQADPDLQQRIMYRGLVFLSDGALIGGAFPYSHHVSIEFSNGADFTDPSSRLQGRGQRRRHLKIHTVADLEATDAAGFIRQAVGRDGPEPRFSAAGGASGG from the coding sequence ATGAGTGAGTCCGACGCCCAGCGTGTTGCCCTGTTTCTCGCCGATCTTCAGGTGCTGGATCCAGGCAAGGCCCGCATCATCGAGGCGGTGCGGGATCTGTTCATGCAGGCCGATCCAGATCTGCAGCAGCGGATCATGTACCGCGGCCTGGTGTTTCTGAGCGATGGTGCCCTCATCGGCGGCGCCTTCCCCTACAGCCACCATGTGTCGATCGAATTCAGCAACGGGGCCGATTTCACCGATCCCTCCTCCCGGCTGCAGGGACGCGGTCAGCGTCGGCGGCACCTGAAGATCCACACCGTCGCTGACCTTGAGGCCACCGATGCCGCCGGCTTCATCCGCCAGGCGGTCGGCCGCGACGGGCCGGAGCCCCGCTTCAGTGCAGCCGGTGGCGCGTCCGGCGGCTGA
- a CDS encoding HAD-IC family P-type ATPase, translating to MPHHSLPSDQVLRELASDAERGLSRAEASTRLERDGPNSLRPPRRRPLWWRFLRQFHDPLLYALLITGAIKAFSGSLTEALVIWSVTLINAVIGFVQESRAETAIASLARVVRSTVVVLRDGRRQPLDAAGLVVGDVVLLEPGGRVPADLRLLELHEFSCDESSLTGESLPAAKQCAPLPPSTPLADRTNMAYAGSFVSRGTARAVVVAAGQDTELGRISSDLEQQVNLSTPLTRRFARFSRLLLKVVAVAALLTFLIGISRGQPWGEMGDAAVALAVSAIPEELPAIVTITLAIGVHRMARRNAIIRRLPAVEALGSATVICSDKTGTLTENRMTVVTVQAAGRADAPDREAELSSAQRRTLEAGVLCNDAAPMQEGEGPLGDPTETALLVAADRAGLERDGLLDRWPRRDSLPFEAARQCMATVHAPDRLLMKGSLEAILPRCNRQLAADGGSEPLHPQAQQQALSQLAERGQRVLAFAEGRLPPGATLTAGQLPDDLCFLGLQGMLDPPRAEVRRAVAACHSAGIAVKMITGDHLATAGAIARQVGLGQGDGLQAMGSRELEALAEADLPEAARATTVFARVAPGQKLSLVRALQAAGEIVAMTGDGVNDAPALRQADIGIAMGRGGTEVAREAADMLLTDDNFASIEAAVEEGRGVAMNLHKALAFVLPINGGESMTIVFSTLLGLPLPITALQILWLNMVNSLTLSVPLAFEPRAEGLMQQPPRRPDAPLLTGGLLRRLALVSAFNWAVIFGLFAWGQHQHGSLEVGRTMAVQGLVLSRLIYLLSLSEAVRGLWRGGHLHWPALRQAPCCWRAWWWLWRCRCSSASCRR from the coding sequence GTGCCGCATCACAGCCTCCCCAGCGATCAGGTCCTGCGGGAGCTGGCCAGCGATGCCGAGCGCGGACTCAGCCGGGCTGAAGCGAGCACACGCCTGGAGCGCGATGGCCCCAACAGCCTGCGGCCACCGCGGCGGCGGCCCCTGTGGTGGCGCTTCCTGCGGCAGTTCCACGACCCGCTCCTCTACGCCCTGCTGATCACCGGGGCGATCAAGGCCTTCAGCGGATCCCTCACCGAGGCCCTGGTGATCTGGAGCGTGACCCTGATCAACGCCGTGATCGGCTTCGTGCAGGAGAGCCGGGCCGAGACGGCCATCGCCTCCCTGGCCCGGGTGGTGCGCAGCACCGTGGTGGTGCTGCGCGACGGCCGGCGTCAGCCCCTGGATGCAGCCGGTCTGGTGGTGGGGGATGTGGTGCTGCTGGAGCCCGGCGGCAGGGTGCCGGCGGATCTGCGGCTGCTGGAGCTGCACGAGTTCAGCTGCGACGAATCGAGCCTCACGGGCGAATCGCTCCCGGCGGCCAAGCAGTGCGCGCCCCTGCCGCCATCCACGCCGCTGGCCGACCGCACCAACATGGCCTACGCCGGCAGCTTCGTGAGCCGCGGCACGGCCCGGGCGGTGGTGGTGGCCGCGGGGCAGGACACCGAACTGGGGCGCATCTCCAGCGATCTGGAACAGCAGGTGAACCTGTCCACGCCGCTGACGCGGCGCTTCGCCCGCTTCAGCCGTCTGCTGCTGAAGGTGGTGGCGGTGGCGGCGCTGCTCACCTTCCTGATCGGCATCAGCCGCGGCCAGCCCTGGGGCGAGATGGGTGATGCGGCGGTGGCCCTGGCCGTGAGCGCCATCCCCGAGGAGCTGCCCGCGATCGTGACCATCACCCTGGCGATCGGGGTGCACCGCATGGCCCGGCGCAACGCGATCATCCGCCGGCTGCCCGCGGTGGAAGCCCTCGGCAGCGCCACCGTGATCTGCTCCGACAAGACCGGCACCCTCACCGAAAATCGGATGACGGTGGTGACGGTGCAGGCCGCCGGCCGTGCCGACGCCCCGGATCGAGAGGCCGAGCTCAGCAGCGCCCAGCGCCGGACCCTGGAGGCCGGAGTGCTCTGCAACGACGCCGCCCCGATGCAGGAGGGCGAGGGGCCGCTGGGCGACCCCACCGAGACCGCCCTGCTGGTGGCCGCCGACCGGGCCGGCCTCGAGCGCGACGGGCTGCTGGATCGCTGGCCCCGGCGCGACAGCCTGCCCTTCGAGGCCGCCCGCCAGTGCATGGCGACGGTGCATGCGCCCGATCGCCTGCTGATGAAGGGCTCGCTGGAGGCGATCCTGCCCCGCTGCAACCGCCAGCTTGCCGCCGATGGCGGCAGCGAGCCCCTCCACCCCCAGGCCCAGCAGCAGGCCCTCAGCCAGCTGGCGGAGCGTGGCCAGCGGGTGCTGGCCTTCGCGGAGGGTCGCCTGCCACCGGGGGCGACGCTCACAGCCGGGCAACTGCCGGACGATCTCTGTTTCCTGGGCCTGCAGGGCATGCTCGATCCGCCGCGGGCGGAGGTGCGCCGGGCCGTGGCGGCTTGCCACAGCGCCGGCATCGCCGTGAAGATGATCACCGGCGATCATCTGGCCACCGCCGGGGCGATCGCCCGCCAGGTGGGGCTGGGCCAGGGCGATGGGCTGCAGGCCATGGGCAGCCGTGAGCTGGAGGCACTGGCGGAGGCGGATCTGCCGGAGGCCGCACGCGCCACCACGGTGTTCGCCCGGGTGGCGCCGGGGCAGAAGCTCTCTCTGGTGCGCGCCCTGCAGGCGGCGGGGGAGATCGTGGCGATGACCGGCGACGGCGTGAACGATGCGCCGGCCCTGCGGCAGGCCGACATCGGCATCGCCATGGGCCGGGGCGGCACCGAGGTGGCCCGCGAAGCGGCCGACATGCTGCTGACCGACGACAACTTCGCCTCGATCGAAGCGGCGGTGGAGGAGGGCCGCGGCGTGGCGATGAACCTGCACAAGGCCCTGGCCTTCGTGCTGCCGATCAACGGCGGCGAGTCGATGACGATCGTGTTCAGCACCCTGCTGGGGCTGCCGCTGCCGATCACCGCGCTGCAGATCCTCTGGCTGAACATGGTCAACTCCCTCACCCTCTCGGTGCCGCTGGCCTTCGAGCCCAGGGCCGAGGGGCTGATGCAGCAGCCACCGCGCCGGCCCGATGCGCCGCTGCTCACCGGTGGCCTGCTGCGCCGGCTGGCCCTGGTGTCCGCCTTCAACTGGGCCGTGATCTTCGGTCTGTTCGCCTGGGGCCAGCACCAGCACGGCAGCCTGGAGGTGGGGCGCACCATGGCCGTGCAGGGCCTGGTGCTGAGCCGGCTGATCTACCTGCTCAGCCTGAGCGAGGCCGTGCGCGGTCTCTGGCGAGGGGGGCACCTGCACTGGCCGGCCCTGCGGCAGGCCCCCTGCTGCTGGCGGGCGTGGTGGTGGCTGTGGCGCTGCAGGTGCTCTTCAGCCAGCTGCCGGCGATGA
- a CDS encoding O-acetylhomoserine aminocarboxypropyltransferase/cysteine synthase family protein, whose amino-acid sequence MSSLRYETLQLHAGQQADPTTGARAVPIYQTSSYVFESAEHGADLFALKRFGNIYTRLMNPTTDVFEKRVAALEGGVAALATASGQSAQFLAISNCMTAGDNFISTSYLYGGTYNQFKVQFPRLGIQVKFADGDDVASFAALIDERTKALYVEAMGNPRFNIPDFEAMAALAREHGIPLIVDNTLGACGALIRPIEHGADVVVESATKWIGGHGTSLGGVIVDAGTFDWGNGRFPLFSEPSEAYHGLVHWQAFGFGSDVCRALGVPDDRNVAFALRARVEGLRDWGPALSPFNAFLLLQGLETLSLRVERHTSNAQALAEWLQEHPQVEEVSYPGLPGSPYNALAQRYLERGMGCMLSFSLRGGYDDAVTFIESLTIASHLANVGDAKTLVIHPASTTHQQLSPEEQLSAGVSPTMVRVSVGLEHIDDIKGDFQQAFEAIGR is encoded by the coding sequence ATGAGCTCCCTGCGCTACGAGACCCTGCAGCTCCACGCCGGTCAGCAGGCGGACCCCACCACCGGCGCCCGGGCGGTGCCGATTTACCAGACCAGCTCCTACGTGTTCGAGAGCGCCGAACACGGTGCCGATCTGTTCGCCCTGAAGCGGTTCGGCAACATCTACACCCGTCTGATGAACCCCACGACGGACGTGTTCGAGAAGCGCGTCGCGGCGCTCGAGGGTGGGGTGGCGGCCCTGGCGACGGCATCCGGCCAGTCGGCCCAGTTCCTGGCCATCAGCAACTGCATGACGGCCGGCGACAACTTCATCTCCACCTCGTACCTCTACGGCGGCACCTACAACCAGTTCAAGGTGCAGTTCCCCCGCCTGGGCATCCAGGTGAAGTTCGCCGACGGCGATGATGTGGCCAGCTTCGCCGCCCTGATCGATGAGCGCACCAAGGCGCTCTACGTGGAGGCGATGGGCAACCCCCGCTTCAACATTCCCGACTTCGAGGCGATGGCGGCCCTCGCCCGCGAGCACGGCATCCCCCTGATCGTGGACAACACCCTCGGCGCCTGCGGCGCCCTGATCCGCCCGATCGAGCACGGCGCCGATGTGGTGGTGGAGAGCGCCACCAAGTGGATCGGCGGCCACGGCACCAGCCTGGGCGGCGTGATCGTGGACGCGGGCACCTTCGACTGGGGCAACGGCCGCTTCCCCCTCTTCTCCGAGCCCAGTGAGGCCTACCACGGTCTCGTTCACTGGCAGGCGTTCGGCTTCGGCAGCGATGTCTGCCGGGCGCTCGGCGTTCCGGACGATCGCAACGTGGCCTTCGCCCTGCGGGCACGGGTGGAGGGCCTGCGGGACTGGGGCCCGGCCCTGAGCCCCTTCAATGCCTTCCTGCTGCTTCAGGGTCTGGAGACCCTGAGCCTGCGGGTCGAGCGCCACACCAGCAACGCCCAGGCCCTGGCGGAATGGCTGCAGGAGCACCCGCAGGTGGAGGAGGTCTCCTATCCGGGCCTGCCCGGGAGCCCCTACAACGCCCTGGCCCAGCGCTATCTGGAACGCGGCATGGGCTGCATGCTCAGCTTCTCCCTCCGGGGCGGCTACGACGATGCCGTGACCTTCATCGAGTCCCTCACGATCGCCAGCCACCTGGCCAACGTGGGCGATGCCAAGACGCTGGTGATCCACCCCGCCTCCACCACCCACCAGCAGCTGAGCCCCGAGGAGCAGCTCTCCGCCGGTGTGAGCCCCACCATGGTGCGGGTGTCGGTGGGCCTGGAGCACATCGACGACATCAAGGGCGACTTCCAGCAGGCCTTCGAGGCCATCGGCCGATGA
- a CDS encoding ribonucleotide-diphosphate reductase subunit beta: protein MGEGRIRVDDKRIINCRADLNQLVPFKYEWAWQKYLDACANHWMPQEVNMNADIALWKSSDGLSEDERMIIKRNLGFFATADSLVANNLVLAVYRHITNPECRQYLLRQAFEEALHTHAYQYVVESLGLDEGEIFNMYREVPVIARKAEWALPFTQSLSDPYFHTGSPEADQRLLRELVAFYIVFEGIFFYVGFVQVLSMGRRNKMTGTAEQFQYILRDESMHMNFGIDMINQIKIENPHLWSDAFQQELVGMIREAVDLEARYAVETMPRGVLGLNAPMFEEYLHFIANRRCSQIGLPEQYPGAANPFPWMSEVLDLKKEKNFFETRVTEYQTGGALNWD from the coding sequence ATGGGTGAGGGCCGCATCCGGGTGGATGACAAGCGCATCATCAACTGCCGCGCGGATCTCAATCAGCTGGTGCCGTTCAAGTACGAATGGGCCTGGCAGAAGTATCTCGATGCCTGCGCCAATCACTGGATGCCGCAGGAGGTGAACATGAACGCCGACATCGCTCTGTGGAAATCGAGCGATGGCCTCAGTGAGGACGAGCGCATGATCATCAAGCGCAACCTCGGCTTCTTCGCCACCGCCGACTCACTGGTGGCCAACAACCTCGTGCTGGCCGTCTACCGGCACATCACCAATCCCGAGTGCCGCCAGTATCTGCTGCGTCAGGCTTTCGAGGAGGCGCTGCACACCCACGCCTACCAGTACGTGGTGGAGAGCCTGGGCCTCGATGAGGGCGAGATCTTCAACATGTACCGCGAGGTCCCGGTGATCGCGCGCAAGGCCGAGTGGGCCCTGCCCTTCACTCAGTCGCTGTCCGACCCCTACTTCCACACCGGCAGCCCCGAGGCCGATCAGCGATTGCTGCGCGAGCTGGTGGCCTTCTACATCGTCTTCGAGGGCATCTTCTTCTATGTGGGCTTCGTGCAGGTGCTCAGCATGGGCCGCCGCAACAAGATGACCGGCACGGCGGAGCAGTTCCAGTACATCCTGCGTGATGAATCGATGCACATGAACTTCGGCATCGACATGATCAATCAGATCAAGATCGAGAATCCCCACCTCTGGAGTGATGCCTTCCAGCAGGAGCTCGTCGGCATGATCCGCGAGGCCGTGGATCTGGAAGCCCGCTACGCGGTGGAGACCATGCCCCGTGGTGTGCTCGGCCTCAACGCCCCGATGTTCGAGGAGTACCTCCACTTCATCGCCAACCGCCGCTGCTCCCAGATCGGCCTGCCCGAGCAGTACCCCGGTGCCGCCAACCCCTTCCCGTGGATGTCCGAGGTGCTCGACCTGAAGAAGGAGAAGAACTTCTTCGAGACCCGCGTCACCGAGTACCAGACCGGCGGCGCCCTCAACTGGGACTGA
- a CDS encoding DUF6790 family protein has protein sequence MDGLIRFLLADASVWTLGVALLTALLQAGRPWQSGRWAEAALIWIAFWVLGVTGVYGFVLHLAFGPFIAERIGWPNSPFQYEVAYANLTIGLLGFSSFLRRSREFLLASMLAYGSWFFADGVGHLVSLLTAGDTAPSNSGSVLITDLGTPLLVLLLLQLSRRTRHRLH, from the coding sequence ATGGATGGGCTGATCCGGTTTCTGCTGGCGGATGCGTCCGTCTGGACCCTGGGGGTGGCCCTGCTCACGGCGCTGCTGCAGGCCGGACGGCCGTGGCAGAGCGGCCGCTGGGCGGAGGCCGCTCTGATCTGGATCGCCTTCTGGGTGCTGGGCGTGACGGGCGTCTACGGCTTCGTGCTGCATCTGGCCTTCGGGCCCTTCATCGCCGAACGGATCGGCTGGCCGAACAGCCCGTTCCAGTACGAGGTGGCCTACGCCAATCTCACCATCGGCCTGCTCGGTTTCAGCAGCTTCCTGCGCCGCAGCCGCGAGTTCCTGCTGGCCTCGATGCTGGCCTACGGCTCCTGGTTCTTCGCCGACGGGGTGGGGCATCTGGTGTCCCTGCTCACCGCCGGCGACACGGCCCCCTCCAACAGCGGCAGCGTGCTGATCACCGACCTGGGCACACCACTGCTGGTGCTGCTGTTGCTGCAGCTCAGCCGCCGGACGCGCCACCGGCTGCACTGA
- a CDS encoding oxidoreductase: MRWTCQDIPDQSGRVALITGANSGLGLESARALATAGATVLMACRSSRRGEQARQQLLGSARGGLELLPMDLSDLASVTAAAETVRRDYGRLDLLLNNAGVMAPPRTLTRQGFELQFGVNHLAHMALTLQLLPLLRSQPGARVVTVTSGAQYFGRIGFDDLQGERRYDRWAAYSQSKLANVMFALELQEREAAAGGGLRSLAAHPGLARTNLQPTSIASHGSRIEALAYRLMDPLFQSAAQGALPQLYAATAPEAEPGGHYGPDQLGGMRGWPTSCRIAPAALDPAQRQRLWQRSEELLQLQNVPVAA, translated from the coding sequence ATGCGCTGGACCTGCCAGGACATCCCCGATCAGAGCGGTCGGGTCGCCCTGATCACCGGCGCCAACAGCGGCCTGGGCCTGGAGAGCGCCCGGGCTCTCGCAACCGCCGGTGCCACCGTGCTGATGGCCTGCCGCTCCAGCCGCCGCGGTGAGCAGGCCCGCCAGCAGCTGCTCGGCAGCGCACGGGGCGGCCTGGAGCTGCTGCCGATGGATCTCTCGGATCTGGCCAGCGTCACCGCCGCGGCCGAGACCGTGCGCCGCGACTACGGCCGGCTGGATCTGCTGCTCAACAACGCCGGGGTGATGGCACCGCCGCGCACCCTCACCCGCCAGGGCTTCGAGCTGCAGTTCGGAGTCAACCACCTGGCCCACATGGCCCTCACCCTGCAGCTGCTGCCGCTGCTGCGCAGCCAGCCCGGAGCCCGGGTGGTGACGGTGACCTCCGGCGCCCAGTACTTCGGCCGCATCGGCTTTGATGACCTGCAGGGCGAGCGCCGCTACGACCGCTGGGCCGCCTACAGCCAGAGCAAGCTGGCCAATGTGATGTTCGCCCTGGAGCTGCAGGAGCGGGAGGCGGCGGCCGGCGGCGGCCTGCGCTCGCTGGCCGCGCATCCGGGCCTGGCCCGCACCAACCTGCAGCCCACCTCGATCGCCAGCCACGGCTCGCGGATCGAGGCCCTGGCCTACCGCCTCATGGACCCCCTCTTCCAGAGCGCGGCCCAGGGCGCCCTGCCCCAGCTTTACGCCGCCACCGCGCCCGAGGCCGAGCCCGGCGGCCACTACGGCCCCGACCAGCTCGGCGGCATGCGGGGCTGGCCCACCAGCTGCCGCATCGCCCCCGCCGCTCTGGACCCCGCCCAGCGCCAGCGGCTCTGGCAGCGGAGCGAGGAGCTGCTGCAGCTGCAGAACGTGCCGGTGGCCGCCTGA